Proteins encoded within one genomic window of Arachis ipaensis cultivar K30076 chromosome B08, Araip1.1, whole genome shotgun sequence:
- the LOC110265203 gene encoding serine/threonine-protein phosphatase 7 long form homolog, which produces MTMSSFEAMEAECLLQFGVAPRKEDCRSSCIKLTWLRNLKENLELTDEISIQRYVRCHIMLLIGTILFGDKSGAGVHWKFLPLLRDFVNIGQFSWGSACLAHLYRALCRASRYNCKEIDGPLTLLLDWAWIRLPYISPFPREPRSFPLANR; this is translated from the exons ATGACAATGAGTAGTTTTGAAGCCATGGAGGCGGAGTGTTTGCTTCAATTTGGGGTTGCACCTCGTAAGGAGGACTGTAGATCAAGCTGCATAAAACTGACATGGTTGCGGAATCTAAAAGAGAATTTAGAATTGACTGACGAAATCAGTATACAGAG GTATGTGAGGTGTCACATTATGTTGCTGATTGGGACGATACTGTTTGGGGATAAGTCTGGGGCAGGTGTGCACTGGAAATTTCTACCCTTGCTTCGTGATTTTGTCAATATTGGACAGTTTAGTTGGGGTTCGGCATGCCTAGCACACCTTTACAGGGCGCTATGCAGGGCATCTCGTTATAACTGTAAGGAAATAGATGGTCCACTAACACTTCTGCTCGATTGGGCTTGGATCCGATTGCCCTATATATCGCCGTTTCCTAGAGAACCCCGCAGTTTTCCACTAGCAAACAGGTAA
- the LOC107613037 gene encoding transcription factor VOZ1 gives MMKDNLKNKCGSSSHQSMKEKEKHHLDKIQGIFINLQSSRKENRYKDIVMFEEQMHQLLREWKAELESPATSLAEGSLGSFPGELAQLLQELEENDDAISPLEKPETLKTQLHPHTVHDVNYPSFHEKSFDDSHMLHDTFEGFGQFDGPASTLQSDTSDMITQLDSHTLVIEEGFDYGQFFENEAKQCEEDTMPNVLPNICPPPSAFLGPKCSLWDCFRPAQGLQICQDYCSSGHELLANNEGLPGMTPILRPGGIGVKDGPLFAALLAKTQGKEVGIPKCEGAASTKSPWKAPELFDLSFLEGETLREWLFFDQPRRAFVSGNRKQRSLPDYNGRGWHESRKQVMKEHGGHKRSYYMDPQPLSYLEWHLYEYEINNQDSLALYRLELKFVDNKKKSPKAKLTKESLADLQNKMGKLSADVLGDDGGTADGKIKAKSENGGSPEHETKNPE, from the exons ATGATGAAAGACAACTTGAAGAACAAATGTGGATCTTCTTCTCATCAATCCATGAAGGAGAAGGAAAAACACCATCTTGATAAAATTCAGGGAATTTTCATCAATCTTCAGTCTTCAAGGAAGGAGAATAGGTATAAAGACATTGTTATGTTTGAGGAGCAGATGCATCAACTGCTTAGAGAGTGGAAAGCAGAACTAGAGTCTCCAGCAACCTCCTTAGCT GAAGGAAGCCTTGGTTCATTTCCAGGGGAGCTGGCTCAACTTTTGCAAGAACTTGAGGAGAACGATGATGCAATCAGTCCATTAGAAAAGCCTGAAACATTGAAGACTCAGCTGCATCCTCACACTGTTCATGATGTGAACTATCCATCTTTTCATGAA AAGTCTTTTGATGATAGCCACATGTTACATGATACTTTTGAAGGATTTGGTCAGTTTGATGGCCCTGCTTCAACTCTACAAAGTGATACCTCAGATATGATTACTCAGTTGGATTCCCATACACTAGTTATCGAAGAAGGCTTTGATTATGGCCAATTTTTTGAAAATGAGGCCAAACAGTGTGAAGAGGATACTATGCCCAACGTTCTTCCAAATATCTGCCCTCCTCCTTCTgcttttttaggccctaaatgtTCTCTATGGGATTGTTTCAGACCTGCTCAAGGGTTGCAAATTTGCCAGGACTACTGCAGCAGCGGTCATGAGCTTTTGGCAAATAACGAGGGTCTTCCTGGAATGACCCCAATTTTGCGCCCTGGAGGCATTGGAGTAAAAGATGGCCCTTTATTTGCTGCACTTCTTGCAAAGACACAGGGAAAGGAAGTTGGCATCCCTAAATGTGAGGGCGCTGCTTCAACTAAATCCCCGTGGAAAGCTCCTG AGTTATTTGATCTCTCTTTTCTTGAGGGTGAAACTTTGAGGGAGTGGCTCTTCTTCGACCAGCCTAGAAGGGCATTTGTGAGCGGAAATAGAAAGCAAAGATCGCTTCCAGATTACAATGGGCGTGGCTGGCATGAATCAAGGAAGCAGGTGATGAAGGAACATGGGGGACATAAGAGGTCCTATTATATGGATCCCCAGCCCCTAAGCTATCTCGAGTGGCATTTGTATGAGTATGAGATCAACAACCAAGATAGCTTAGCATTGTATCGACTGGAACTAAAGTTTGTcgataataaaaagaaaagtccTAAAGCAAAATTGACAAAGGAATCTCTTGCTGATTTACAAAATAAGATGGGAAAGCTAAGTGCTGATGTTTTGGGAGATGATGGAGGCACCGCTGACGGAAAAATAAAGGCCAAGTCTGAGAATGGTGGATCTCCTGAGCATGAAACAAAAAATCCAGAGTGA
- the LOC107613038 gene encoding ras-related protein RABA1f, whose protein sequence is MGSAYKAEEEYDYLYKVVLIGDSGVGKSNLLSRFTKNEFTLDSKSTIGVEFATRTVHVHDKIVKAQIWDTAGQERYRAITSAYYRGAVGALVVYDISRHVTFENVERWLKELRDHTDANLVVMLVGNKADLRHLRAVPTEEAKEFAEREKIYFMETSALESLNVDSAFTEVLTQIYNVVSRKSLEAVNDTAALPKGQTINLGSKDDVSAVKKSGCCSA, encoded by the exons ATGGGTAGCGCTTACAAAGCAGAGGAAGAGTACGACTACTTGTACAAGGTGGTGCTGATCGGAGACTCAGGTGTTGGGAAGTCGAACCTGTTGTCGAGGTTCACCAAGAACGAGTTCACCTTGGACTCAAAGTCCACCATTGGCGTCGAGTTCGCCACCCGAACCGTCCATGTTCACGACAAGATCGTCAAGGCTCAGATTTGGGACACTGCTGGCCAAGAAAG ATACCGGGCAATCACAAGTGCTTATTACCGAGGAGCTGTAGGTGCATTGGTTGTGTATGACATCAGCAGGCATGTGACCTTTGAGAACGTGGAGAGATGGCTGAAGGAGCTTCGCGACCACACGGACGCCAACCTCGTCGTCATGCTGGTGGGGAACAAGGCGGATCTACGGCACCTGCGTGCCGTGCCAACGGAGGAAGCCAAGGAGTTTGCTGAGAGAGAGAAGATATACTTCATGGAAACATCAGCACTTGAGTCTTTGAATGTGGACAGTGCCTTCACAGAAGTGCTAACTCAGATATACAATGTTGTGAGTAGGAAGAGCCTTGAGGCTGTGAATGACACTGCAGCATTGCCAAAGGGACAGACCATAAATCTTGGAAGCAAAGATGATGTCTCAGCTGTTAAGAAATCTGGTTGCTGCTCGGCATAG